One stretch of Sebastes umbrosus isolate fSebUmb1 chromosome 5, fSebUmb1.pri, whole genome shotgun sequence DNA includes these proteins:
- the cdc34a gene encoding cell division cycle 34 homolog (S. cerevisiae) a, protein MAQHGHHVASSQKALMLEMKSLQDEPVEGFKITLVDESDMYNWEVAIFGPPNTHYEGGYFKARIKFPVDYPYSPPAFRFLTKMWHPNIYENGDVCISILHPPVDDPQSGELPSERWNPTQNVRTILLSVISLLNEPNTFSPANVDASVMYRKWRDSKGKDREYIEIIRKQVVATKAEAERDGVKVPITLDEYCVRTQVPPTDDGSNLLYDDYYDDEELEDDDEDDNEDCCYDEDDSGTEDS, encoded by the exons ATGGCTCAGCATGGACATCATGTAGCCAGTTCACAGAAAGCACTGATGCTGGAGATGAAGAGTCTCCAAGACGAGCCGGTCGAAGGGTTCAAGATAACTTTGGTGGACGAGTCGGACATGTACAACTGGGAAGTGGCGATATTCGGTCCTCCAAACACTCACTACGAGGGTGGTTACTTTAAG GCCCGGATCAAGTTCCCCGTCGACTACCCGTACTCTCCACCTGCCTTTCGCTTCCTCACCAAGATGTGGCACCCCAACATTTATGAG AACGGGGATGTGTGCATCTCTATCCTGCACCCACCAGTGGACGACCCACAGAGCGGAGAGTTGCCTTCAGAGAGGTGGAACCCCACACAGAACGTCAG GACCATCCTGCTCAGTGTGATCTCTTTGCTGAACGAGCCCAACACTTTCTCCCCGGCCAACGTGGACGCATCCGTCATGTACCGCAAGTGGAGGGACAGCAAGGGCAAGGACAGAGAATACATCGAGATCATCAG GAAGCAGGTGGTGGCTACCAAAGCTGAGGCAGAGCGGGACGGCGTCAAGGTTCCCATCACGTTGGACGAGTACTGCGTCCGCACCCAAGTCCCGCCCACAGACGACGGCTCCAACCTCTTATACGACGACTACTACGACGACGAGGAGCTGGAGGACGACGACGAGGACGACAACGAGGACTGTTGCTACGATGAGGACGACTCGGGCACTGAGGACTCCTGA
- the LOC119488190 gene encoding C2 calcium-dependent domain-containing protein 4C: protein MWVLDKIRGSVETGVLRQGENGDKKGVAYSNVLTPDKIPDFFIPPKLVSAPPEPEIPNLKPKEGLQPSTSEHIIGSGKKISSPRSPRLVAKIAGDTKNLLRAANRHIIQIESADDVGDTNADPQSQTAMSLPYVPKTQTPYGFATLKESPHTRRKESLFHCELTSPITSPNTQRKTHGGRSSEGGNHLNPADFNTSHMNPYRYFSGGESDTCSSAESSPFSSPLLSRSASLLKIFTHETQAKVVKAKRTFARHSSLSTDECSSAEPSPNVQRRLHVPSIHGAGASDQGLVREHTINLHKGGTVRISANYDSSTSRLLIRVLAAESLYDKHIDIKSINCCVSVYLNPGKLQKQRSNIIKNSRNPVFNEDFFFDSINSVQVKNLLVKFKVVNKGTSLKRDNLLGEREVPLTKLLSAV from the coding sequence ATGTGGGTTCTGGATAAGATCCGCGGGTCGGTGGAGACCGGCGTGCTGCGTCAGGGGGAGAACGGAGACAAGAAAGGCGTCGCCTACAGCAACGTCCTCACCCCAGACAAGATCCCGGACTTCTTCATTCCTCCGAAGCTGGTCAGCGCCCCCCCGGAACCTGAGATTCCTAACTTGAAGCCCAAAGAAGGACTGCAACCCTCAACTTCAGAGCACATTATCGGCAGCGGGAAGAAGATCAGCAGCCCGAGGAGTCCGCGCCTGGTCGCCAAGATCGCGGGAGACACCAAAAACCTACTGAGAGCAGCAAACCGTCACATCATACAGATTGAGAGCGCTGACGATGTTGGAGACACCAATGCAGACCCCCAGTCGCAGACAGCGATGTCCCTGCCTTATGTGCCGAAGACTCAAACGCCTTACGGCTTTGCGACCTTGAAGGAAAGCCCCCACACTCGCCGTAAAGAGTCACTTTTCCACTGCGAGCTGACCAGTCCCATCACCTCCCCAAACACCCAGAGGAAGACGCATGGGGGGAGAAGCAGCGAAGGGGGGAACCACCTGAACCCAGCTGACTTCAACACGTCTCACATGAACCCGTATCGCTACTTTAGCGGAGGGGAAAGCGACACCTGCTCCTCGGCGGAGTCCTCTCCCTTCAGCTCCCCCCTGCTCTCCCGCTCGGCCTCCCTGCTCAAGATCTTCACCCACGAGACGCAGGCCAAAGTCGTGAAAGCCAAGCGGACGTTCGCCCGCCACAGCTCCCTCTCCACCGACGAGTGCAGCTCGGCCGAGCCCAGCCCCAACGTCCAGCGACGGCTCCACGTCCCCTCCATCCACGGAGCCGGGGCGTCAGACCAGGGGCTCGTCCGGGAGCACACCATCAACCTGCACAAAGGCGGGACGGTGAGGATCAGCGCCAACTACGACTCCAGCACCTCCCGCCTGCTCATCCGCGTCCTGGCGGCAGAGAGTCTTTACGACAAGCACATTGACATCAAGAGCATCAACTGCTGCGTGTCTGTCTACCTGAACCCGGGCAAGCTGCAGAAGCAGAGGAGCAACATCATCAAGAACAGCCGCAACCCGGTCTTCAACGAGGACTTCTTCTTTGACTCGATAAACTCGGTTCAGGTGAAGAACCTGTTGGTGAAGTTCAAGGTGGTGAACAAAGGCACCAGCCTGAAGAGGGACAACCTGCTGGGAGAGCGAGAGGTGCCTCTGACAAAGCTGCTCTCAGCGGTTTAA